CAAGGGAGCTTGTCAGAATATACATTCGGAGTAATTGTTGATTATGGCCCTTCTAGTGATTCCATGAAGTTTACTACTTCTGGTGATGAGAcaggaaaattattttcatggtACGAGCATCTCAACATGCAAAAGTTTCCTTACAGTTCTAGTGAAATGAGCAAACAGTGGAAAAATTGCATGCCTGAAGAGGCAAAAGAACATATATGTCCATCTAGATCATCCAGCTGTATAAGGAAACCTTCCTTACAGGAGCTTATACTTTCTCTTCAAGTTGTCTTAGTTGAAGCTGACATGGTCAGTGTGGGGATCACTAAGGGTATTGACGAAACAGaggtgaaaaagaaagagactGGAAATGCTTACCAATCTACCATGGGAGCACTAGAAAGGGCTCACGAATTACATAATAGCTTAGATgaagaaaacaagaaattaGTGGAGCAGAATAAGAGGCTACAAGAGCGTCTCTCCCTTGCTAAAAAGATATTGAAAAATTACATGGAGAGATCACAAGTGAGCGAGCTGATAAGGGTGTCTTGGATGCGAGCTCCTTACATTCGAACCCTAGGTTCAAACCGCATAAAGTATGGGTCAGGACCCAATGGTCTAAATCATGacactaaattttattttttaaaataacaaatttagtgaaacataattattttaataacctTGACTTCACCTTCTAAACGAAGGAAggaatttcacttttttttttccgtAAGGGGCTAGCGATTTTAACTAaggcataaatatttttttgttgataaAAGACATTAAAACATAAgcttattaataataattgatttatgttaaattaaagtatgtaaattgaatatttaagtTAAATGTAATACTGATATGATAAGacctaatatatatttacatttaataaaagttGAAAGAAGCATATCTAAAGCTAAGTAGGATAAGGTTaattgagtcttagtttgattgacatgaatattattattaatgtaggAGTATATGAGTTCGAGTgcgttaaaatatattatcctcttatttatgaatTGGGGAGAGACTTTGAATAAGATAACTAATATATCTACTAGGTTAAGCAGAAACAACTTAAATCaacgttttaaaaaaattgaatcgaTTAAATTATCGTTTTTCATTCAATCGGTTCAATTATTACTTcaacaatagaaaaaaattaaaaattttatatcacCCACGAAACCATcaatttttagttgattttattttacttataacTGCAAGCTTTTAACACGGGGTCAAACTAGGTCGACAACCAGTAGCGGTGTGGGAAACAAGTATAAGACGCTGTCCAACACATTCAGATTAAAAAACAGTCAACGATGGTGAATACTACTGGATAGGTAGTAGATCCCCAAGTCCATGACGGAAGCGATGACGTCCCTACAATATCCCTCATTGGTTCTCTCCAAAAGCCAAAGAGGGCTGCGTCAGCTACTACATGACAACCTTAAAGCTGCTTTTCGGTTCTAACTAAAATCCAAAGACAGCCGACATCCGCACGTGCCTTTTTTCCCTATAAAATCTTCTCTCGCTCTCGTTCTCTTCGTTTCAATTCAACATCCGCCAACAAAAAACCACCCAGTACCAACAGCCAACAACACAAAGAAGGCAAACTTACAGCTTTTTTGAAGAGGATCAGCTCTAGAAAGTTAAGTCTAAAAAGGAAGAAGAGTTTAAAGAGTTCAGAGAATGAAGGCAGAGTTAGAGTTGCCACCTGGTTTCAGATTCCATCCTACAGATGACGAATTGGTGAATCATTATTTGTGTAGGAAATGTGCTTCTCAGCCTATTTCTGTGCCCATCATTGCTGAGATTGATCTTTACAAGTTTGATCCATGGCAGCTTCCAGGTTTGTCCTGTTATATATGCTTGATTTGTTTGGTTTCGGGAAAAAGGGGCCTAAGCCAGTAAAGGAATTTAGGGTCCAGActtgaattgcaaaattttggagtttaattgcaattttaccattttaaaaggGACTAAACCTAGAATTGTACATTTTTAGGGCCAAGGCCCTGCCGATTTGAAATAATTGGGAGagtgattaattaatttgatgtatttggTGTAGATATGGCGTTGTATGGTGAAAAAGAGTGGTATTTCTTTTCTCCAAGGGATCGAAAATACCCAAATGGGTGTCGGCCGAACAGGGCGGCTGGAACCGGATACTGGAAAGCGACCGGAGCCGATAAGCCCATCGGAAAGCCCAAGACACTGGGCATAAAAAAAGCACTCGTTTTCTACGCTGGTAAAGCCCCACGCGGTGTCAAAACCAACTGGATTATGCACGAGTATCGCCTCGCCAATGTTGATAGGTCCGCCGGCAAGAAAAGCAACAACTTGAGGGTAAGtggatattattatttgtttattggaAGGTGGAGTTGCCAACTTTGACAGTTGACACCGACACTTTTTACTGTTGATTTGGGCTAAATGGTGGGTTTGATTGCAGCTTGATGATTGGGTGTTATGTCGAATATACAACAAAAAGGGAAGCATAGAGAAACATTTTCCGAGTGAACAAAAATCGTTAAGTTACCCAGAAATGGAAGATGAGAAACCGGACATCATAATGAATGGTCAAAACATGCAACAACCGTGGTCGGTGATGGCGATGAAGAACGATGTAATACAAACGGATGGTTCGGAGTCGAGTTGGTCGGAGCACGTGCCGTCACCGGAAATCACGTGGGAGAAAGAAGTGAAAAGTGAAGGGAGATGGAATGAGCTTGATTTCGGGTTGGATTTCATAGATGAAGACCCATTTGCCAGTCAAGTTGATTACCAAATGGAGCAACTGTCACCATTGCAAGACATGTTCATGTATCTACCCAAGACATTTTAAGCCAACGTAGACCAAAAATCCTACAATTGTGGGGTccaatccaaattaaaaacatttttaatttagattcatgCACACACACATTGCCAAACGAACAATgggtcaaattcaaattcaatagGAGGGGGTGGGTGACAAACAATTGGATCGCTCGAGGGTGTAATATAATATGAGCCGtccattttcttcattttgaaTATTCAACGAAATTGTAGGAATATTCTTGTAATATATGTAgaccatttttttcaaatatgaatattatgaAATATGCTATGTTGCTATTTCTAGAATTGGTATGCATGATTTCTGCAATCTGGCCTTCATCCTGTTAACCTATTTGGATTGGACCCAatatttcactatttgactgAAATTATGATTCCACCAAAAGAATACAATTCCATATATAGTATATGATACTAATATCTTCCAAACTGCATTCTTATCCTTACAATCACTTACCTCTTTCCTTGACTAAAGCgctaaattgattgaatttttaaaattgttgtcCAGGTTTTGAAGAGAAGATAGATCACAAATTTGttgaaatatgtatatattttaaatttatttaggtagataaatattattcatattctaggaatattttattttatcttttagtagtttattagaataagaGAATTATTTTCTCTTATGTTTTAGTAGTTGATTAGAATAAGAGAATTATTTTTCCAATTAGGATTATGactcttttctctatttaagttcaatttagttaataaaatatagaacaGATTTATTAAAAGCTCTTTTGAAAACTTtcatggtatcagagccaggttaaATCTCTAGTAACATCATGGTTAAAACAGCCTTCACTAGAGATAACAGATCCAACAATCAAACAAAGGAAGAAAGTTCTACCGTTGAAATAACTACCGAGAGTACAATGACTCAAGGGACAGAGGCATCTCACCTTTCTTTTCAGCTAACATCTCACAAGCTGAATGGCAAGAATTATCTAGAATGGTCGCAGTCCATAAAATTAGCAATTGATGGGCGTGGCAAGTTAGGTCATTTAATTGGAGAAGTCAAACAACCACAGGTGGGCGATCCAAAGATGAGCAAGTGGAGGTTAGAAAATTCTATGATAATTGTGTGGCTTACTAATTCCATGGAAGCATCCATAGgtaaaccttttatttttctctcgaTTGCTAAAGATGTTTGCGACGCTGTAAAAGACAcctattcaaatttaaaaaatgcttTACAGATCTTTGAGTTAAAAATCAAACTTTGGAAAGCtaggaaaagggaaaagaaagttactttttattataatgaGATGATGTCTCTTTAGCAAGAACTGGATCAGTGTTATAATGATGAATGTGAGCATCCCGGAGATGGCGTAAAAgctatgaaaaaagaaaagaatgaacaAGCTTATTTGTTTCTGGCTGgtttaaataaagaatttgaTGAAGTGAGATCTCGGATCTTAGGGAAAAAATCGCTTCCAAAACTTCGTGAGATTTTTTCTAAGGTTGGAAGAGAGGagataagaagaaaaataatgttaaggTCAGGGTTTAAAGCTAATGATGATGATTCTACTCTtgtaactattaaaaataatgatgatagtgaaaaaagaaaaaaaccttgGTGCGATCACTGCAAAAAATATTGGCACATTCGAGAAACGTGTTGGAAGCTCCATGGAAAACCAACGAATGGAAGAAAAAAGAGTGGCAATGATCGTGGTTCACAATTAGGGGATAGCAAAGCTTTCTAAATAACTAATGAAAATTACGAGGACCAAAGTTCTTTGGAAGGGTCTCCATTCACTAAGGAACAATTAGAGCATCTACACAAGCTTTTTCAATCATCACAGTTTCGGATGAATTCTTCTATTCCTAACTCATCCAATAATCCTTCTTCCTCTTTTTCCCAAtcatgtattgatttttatttttatttttttagtgtcAAACCTTGTAAAACAAACATGTGGATCGTTGATTCTGGAGCTAGTGATCACATGACTAGtagccattttcttttttcaacttACACACCTTGTGCaggaaacaaaaatatcaaagtaGCAGATGGGTCATTCTCGTCAATAGCCAAGAAAGGCACTGTTAAAATTTCGTCTTCCTTGGTTTTACATGATGTCTTACATGTGCCAAATCTAGCTTGTAATATCATATCGGTCAGTAAATTATCCCAGTCCTCGAAttgtcatgttatatttgactcTTCTATGTGTAAATTTCAGGACATGGTCTCAGGGAGGATGATTGGTAATGTTAAAGAATTTGGTGGAATTTACTTTCTTGGTGATGACCATCTAAGTCAACCAACAACtactttatgtttaaattatgtttctGATTTTGATAAGGTTATGATTTGGCATTATAGGCCTGGACAtcctaatttttactatttaatatatttttcacctaatctatttaaaaataaaagtcctTCTTTACATCattgtgaattttgtgaattggCTAAACATCATCAGTCATTCTTTCcacctcaaaaatataaagcCTCCAAACCTTTTTCGTTAATTTATAGTAATGTTTGGGGACCTTCAAGAGTCTCAacttttttaggaaaatgttggtttgtcacatttattgatgatcatACTCGTATttgttaggtttttttattaaaagataagtctgaagttaaaaatatgtttcaGTCTTTTTATGCTATAGTGAAAACACAATTTGGTGTGAAAATAGAAGTATTTCGGAGTGAAAATGGTGGGGAATCTTTTTGTTACCAATTAGGTGGTTTCTTAACCAAACATAGAATAGTCCACCTAAGTTATTGTACAAATATACCACAACAAAATAGTATTGTAGAAGTAACTAGAGCCTTGATGTTCACTAGTCAAGTACCACGTTATCTTTGGGGCGAAACCTTGTTAACAGCTACATATGTTATTAATAGAATGCCCAGTAAAACTCTAAATTATAGAACTTCTTTTCGCCTTTTTAAAGATAACTTTCCTAACTCTAAATTGATCACAGATTTATCCCTCCGAGTTTTTGGGTGTAGTGTTTTTGTTCATCTTCACAACCAAGGTAAACTAGATCCTAGAGCCAAAAAATGTGTCTTTGTTGGCTATGCTTCTAATAAAAAGgtttataaatgttatgaacCAATTGATAGGAAGATTATTGTTACCATGGATGTCACATTTATTGAAACGCAATCTTATTTTGATTCTAATCTTCAAGAAGGGGATTATAGTAAGGAAGATTCTATAATTGATCAAGAAAAGACTAGGAATATACAACATAGGGATTCTAATAATGGGGAAGGCGAATTTATGATTTAcacataaattaattatgttaattttgttaataaaaaggAGTATAAATGTGTAGATTCTGATCATCagaataaagaataaacaaAGGAGTTAATTGTTTACTTAAGAAGAAATCGAAATTAAGAAAGTGGAACCCACCAGATTCATCACCAAGAATCCAACCCGCAAGATCTTGTCAAAAGTTCAGGTAAAGCTTATAATCCAGCCAATGAATTTTCTGATTTAGATATTCCAATTGCTAAAAGAAAAGGTGTTAGAAATATTGTCAAATATCTCATGTCTAACTTTGTATCCTATAAAGCCTTATCTTCGACATCCTCAGCCTTTGTTTCTTGTCTCGATACTATGAAAATACCCAAATATGTGAAAGATGCTTTACAGGTTCCTGAGTGGAAGTAGGCTATTTTAGATGAGATGCGTGCTCTTGAAAAAATAGGTACGTGGGAAACAATGAAATTACCTgtaggaaaaaaaaatagtggGCTGTAAAtgtgtaacagcctgtttttagtgaaatcagaacaatggttttgagaccacaaattcgagatcaaaaaaattattttaatattattttttgaccTACAGCATGATAatattatagtataaaaatttcgttaagaaattttaccgtttgcatgttcaatttgataaaaagaactaaatcgtgtAAAGTGAAAAACTTGTGTTCTATTAGAAAAATGTGTCATTTTGCAATGAAATTGAAAGATGAATggccttaaatggtaaatagaccattttttatttgatcggacaaatatggacattaaATAGgtgaattttaagttaaaaacaaaggttaaatttgtaaatcattaaataaatatagtaaaaGATGGCATCATCTTCTAATTTGGTTTTCTTCCACCGAAACATTGAataaaaacaccatttttggtgCTTCGAAGGTTTGGCTAGGTTACCTTGTGCATGTAAGTGTATTTtcatcccgtttttaatgatttctttattttcggaaccagagactaatttgaaaaattattgaatagTTTGATatttgccattgatgaaaatgctagggttttgaagtttaatggaagaaatgAATCATTGTTGttagttaaacaacttttgtaaagagatttttaatgaaattgtcaattaggggctaaattgagaaatgtgaaaattgtgtgttaaatgtgtgaaattaatgaaatgtgtgggctgCTATAAGCTTGTAAGATattcggctaggcttgggtaagggtgaaattgtatgaatttcattttacgagcctaagggctaaattgtaaaaaatttaaaagtatatgggaaaaatggtaattttgccaaaacatgatttttagaGTAAATTGATTAGAATGAAGtttgaattagttaaatttgattatatagatcaagaaaagtaACGTACGAAATTAGATCGGGGTAATGATAAAGTTTTGGAGTGATCGATTGATTTTCTCAGAACGAattcaaggtaagttcgtgtaattaaattgtaaatttatatgttttaaattga
The sequence above is a segment of the Gossypium raimondii isolate GPD5lz chromosome 4, ASM2569854v1, whole genome shotgun sequence genome. Coding sequences within it:
- the LOC105779811 gene encoding protein ATAF2, with the translated sequence MKAELELPPGFRFHPTDDELVNHYLCRKCASQPISVPIIAEIDLYKFDPWQLPDMALYGEKEWYFFSPRDRKYPNGCRPNRAAGTGYWKATGADKPIGKPKTLGIKKALVFYAGKAPRGVKTNWIMHEYRLANVDRSAGKKSNNLRLDDWVLCRIYNKKGSIEKHFPSEQKSLSYPEMEDEKPDIIMNGQNMQQPWSVMAMKNDVIQTDGSESSWSEHVPSPEITWEKEVKSEGRWNELDFGLDFIDEDPFASQVDYQMEQLSPLQDMFMYLPKTF